The following coding sequences lie in one Maribacter forsetii DSM 18668 genomic window:
- the dinB gene encoding DNA polymerase IV, translating into MPNEKPLRKIIHVDMDAFYASVEELDNPDLKGKPLAVGGSEKRGVVSAANYEARKFGVRSAMSGFQAKKNCPHLTFVKPRFDRYKEISKQIRAIFFEYTDLVEPLSLDEAYLDVTVNKKGNPSATMLATEIRQRILEKTGLNASAGISINKFIAKVASDINKPNGQKTVNPEEVIPFLEELDIRKFYGVGKVTAEKMYKLGIFTGSDLKSKSIEFLADNFGKSGPYYYHVVRGIHNSEVKPHRIPKSLGAERTFNENLSSEVFMLERLEHIAQELERRLTKSKVAGKTITLKIKYSDFTLNTRSKTMPYFIADKDLILETAKDLLYQEELQNSVRLLGISLSNLNTEDKTVKKVNDKSILVQLKFDF; encoded by the coding sequence ATGCCCAATGAAAAGCCCTTGCGAAAAATTATTCATGTAGATATGGATGCATTTTATGCTTCCGTAGAAGAATTGGATAACCCAGATTTAAAGGGAAAACCTTTGGCAGTAGGTGGCAGTGAAAAAAGAGGTGTAGTTTCTGCAGCGAACTATGAAGCTCGCAAGTTTGGGGTACGTAGTGCCATGAGCGGATTTCAAGCCAAAAAAAACTGTCCACACCTAACTTTTGTAAAACCGCGGTTTGACCGTTACAAAGAAATTTCAAAACAAATACGAGCTATCTTCTTTGAGTATACAGATTTAGTTGAACCGCTATCTTTAGATGAAGCTTATCTTGATGTTACCGTCAACAAAAAAGGAAATCCTTCTGCAACGATGCTTGCTACCGAAATACGACAACGTATATTAGAGAAAACAGGCTTAAATGCATCTGCAGGTATTTCCATCAATAAATTTATTGCCAAAGTCGCTAGTGATATTAATAAGCCTAACGGTCAAAAAACCGTAAACCCAGAAGAGGTAATTCCGTTTTTAGAAGAATTAGATATACGTAAGTTTTATGGTGTAGGGAAAGTCACTGCAGAAAAAATGTACAAGCTGGGTATTTTTACCGGTAGTGATCTAAAATCAAAATCAATAGAATTTCTAGCCGATAATTTTGGCAAGAGCGGTCCGTACTATTATCACGTAGTTCGTGGTATTCATAATAGTGAAGTTAAACCACATCGCATACCAAAATCCTTAGGTGCAGAGCGTACTTTCAATGAAAATCTTAGCAGTGAGGTTTTTATGCTAGAACGTTTAGAACATATTGCCCAAGAACTTGAAAGAAGACTAACGAAATCAAAAGTTGCCGGTAAAACAATCACCCTGAAAATAAAATACAGCGATTTTACTTTAAATACTAGAAGTAAAACAATGCCTTACTTTATAGCAGATAAAGACCTCATTTTAGAGACTGCAAAAGATCTTTTATACCAAGAAGAGTTACAGAACTCCGTTAGATTATTAGGCATATCCCTATCCAATTTAAACACAGAAGATAAAACCGTCAAAAAGGTTAACGATAAATCAATCTTAGTGCAATTAAAGTTTGATTTTTAA
- a CDS encoding efflux RND transporter periplasmic adaptor subunit — MTKSVLLIATACTLFIAASCNSKKEKKEEHTKFLITSPIKKDTAITKDYVCQINSFRHIELRALEKGYLKEIHVDEGQVVKKGQKMFNIMPNIYEADLQKAKAEAKVAEIELQNTQLLTDGNVVSKNELAMAKANFDKANAEVALAQTHLGFTNIRAPFDGIMDHLHAREGSLLDEGELLTTLSDNSKMWVYFNVPEAEYLDYIISTDKDNKREVELLMANNKRFNQKGIVETIEGEFNNETGNIAFRATFPNPDQILRHGETGSVLMTIPFKDALIIPQKATFEILNKRYVFVLDQDDVVHQTEIDVAAELPHLFVISKGLQPKDRILVDGIRMVKNNEKIETVFAEPNEVMSKLAVYAE; from the coding sequence ATGACCAAGAGCGTACTCCTGATCGCTACCGCATGCACTTTATTTATTGCGGCAAGCTGTAATTCAAAAAAAGAAAAAAAAGAGGAACACACTAAGTTTCTAATTACTAGTCCCATTAAAAAAGACACCGCTATTACCAAAGATTATGTGTGTCAAATAAACTCCTTTAGGCATATTGAGCTAAGAGCCTTAGAAAAAGGCTATTTGAAGGAAATTCACGTTGACGAAGGTCAAGTGGTAAAAAAAGGGCAAAAAATGTTCAATATTATGCCAAATATCTATGAAGCAGATTTGCAAAAAGCGAAAGCCGAAGCTAAAGTTGCCGAAATAGAATTACAGAACACCCAGCTTTTAACCGATGGTAATGTCGTTTCTAAAAATGAACTTGCCATGGCAAAAGCCAATTTTGACAAAGCTAATGCAGAGGTGGCTTTAGCACAAACACATTTAGGATTCACAAATATTCGTGCACCATTTGATGGTATTATGGACCACCTTCATGCACGTGAAGGTAGCCTTTTAGACGAGGGTGAATTGCTGACAACGTTATCGGACAATTCTAAAATGTGGGTGTATTTCAATGTTCCTGAAGCCGAATATTTAGACTACATCATTAGCACTGACAAAGACAATAAAAGAGAAGTGGAACTCTTAATGGCAAACAACAAAAGATTCAACCAAAAAGGCATTGTTGAAACTATTGAGGGTGAGTTTAATAACGAAACCGGAAACATTGCCTTTAGAGCAACTTTCCCAAATCCAGACCAAATTCTTAGGCATGGAGAAACCGGTAGTGTGCTTATGACCATTCCGTTTAAAGACGCATTGATTATTCCACAAAAAGCAACTTTTGAAATATTGAACAAACGCTACGTGTTTGTTTTAGACCAAGATGATGTGGTGCACCAAACTGAAATAGATGTGGCTGCAGAACTTCCGCATCTTTTTGTTATTAGCAAAGGACTTCAACCAAAAGATAGAATCTTAGTTGATGGCATTCGTATGGTAAAAAATAATGAGAAGATAGAAACCGTATTTGCTGAACCAAACGAGGTGATGTCAAAATTGGCTGTTTACGCCGAGTAA
- a CDS encoding efflux RND transporter permease subunit, with the protein MFSKFIKRPVLAIVISVIIVFVGLLSIKQLPISQFPDIAPTTVNIFIAYPGSSADVLVKSTLIPLETAINGVQGMRYIASDATSAGEGTLRIIFEPGTDPNQAVVRVKTRVDQVMPLLPELVQREGVIITPVQPSMLMYVNLYSDNSDDHELFLYNYAYTKMIPEIQRINGIASAQILGSRKYAMRVWLKPDRMRAYNVSAEEILEAMEEQSILARPGRIGQSSGKTSQSLEYVLLYQDRYDEPQQYKDIILKANPEGEILTLGEVADVELGSEFFDIYSNLDGKPSASIVLKQTFGSNASDVIAEVKDKLAELKSELPSGMDYKISYDVSNFLNASIEQVIHTLRDAFILVAIVVFLFLGDWRSTLIPIIAVPVSLIGAFFIMQLFGLSINLITLFALVLAIGIVVDDAIVVVEAVHAKMEETHLGPYEAVKLVVNEIGGAIIAITLVMVSVFVPIAFMSGPVGVFYRQFSITMAGSIILSAIVALTLTPVLCAMILKNNHGKERKKSPIDKFIDWFNRGFEKLTGKYVKVLNKIVARRVLTFGILGAFCVGIFFTNETLPAGFIPNEDQGMIYAIIQTPPGSTLERTNDVARKLQIICEETEGVESVSSLAGYEIMTEGRGSNAGTVLINLKPWGDRHHSVHEIMEELEEETKDLGAVIEYFEPPAVPGFGSSGGFSMRLLDKTDGTDYHEFEKINNEFMEALSERDELTGLFTFYSANYPQYELKINNKIAMQKGVSIDKAMENLNILIGSTYEQGFIRFGRFFKVYTQAAPEYRALPSDLEKLFVKNEEGEMVPYSAFMSMEKKLGPNEITRYNLYNSASIRGLPAEGYTSGDAIAAINEVAEQTLPRGFDVAWEGLSYDEAQRGNESIYIFLVVLIFVYFVLAAQYESFLLPLAIILSLPIGVLGSFFMLKTMGLANDVYAQIGLIMLVGLLGKNGVLIVEFAVQKRRQGSTILESAIEGAKVRFRPILMTSFAFIAGLIPLVIAHGAGAIANKTIGSSAMGGMLMGTLIGVLIIPGLYYIFAKMADGRGLIKGESDEPVSEEFIRLSEGESKTRQKLRELKQMIKKLTKKEDND; encoded by the coding sequence ATGTTCAGTAAGTTTATAAAAAGACCGGTATTGGCTATTGTCATATCGGTGATAATCGTATTTGTAGGGTTGCTTTCCATTAAGCAATTGCCTATTTCACAGTTCCCCGATATTGCGCCTACGACGGTCAATATCTTTATTGCCTACCCTGGTTCTAGTGCGGATGTTTTGGTAAAATCAACGCTTATTCCCTTAGAAACCGCTATCAACGGAGTGCAAGGTATGCGTTATATTGCATCAGATGCCACCAGTGCAGGCGAAGGTACACTCCGTATTATTTTTGAACCTGGCACAGACCCTAACCAAGCCGTGGTACGGGTAAAAACAAGAGTGGATCAAGTAATGCCTTTACTGCCGGAATTGGTACAAAGAGAAGGGGTAATCATTACTCCCGTACAGCCAAGTATGTTAATGTACGTCAACCTTTATAGTGATAATAGCGACGACCATGAGTTGTTTCTTTATAACTATGCCTATACCAAAATGATTCCTGAAATTCAGCGAATTAATGGTATTGCAAGTGCTCAAATTTTAGGTAGCCGTAAATATGCCATGCGTGTTTGGTTAAAGCCTGACCGTATGCGTGCCTACAATGTATCTGCTGAAGAAATTTTAGAAGCCATGGAAGAGCAAAGTATTTTGGCGCGCCCTGGTAGAATTGGGCAAAGCTCGGGTAAAACTTCACAGTCGTTAGAATATGTGCTTCTCTACCAAGATAGGTATGACGAACCACAGCAGTACAAAGACATTATTTTAAAGGCAAACCCGGAGGGAGAAATTTTGACCTTAGGTGAAGTTGCAGATGTAGAATTAGGTAGTGAGTTTTTTGATATCTACTCTAATCTTGATGGTAAACCCTCTGCCTCTATTGTCTTAAAACAAACTTTTGGCAGTAATGCCAGCGATGTAATTGCCGAAGTAAAGGATAAATTGGCAGAGCTTAAGTCTGAGTTGCCAAGTGGAATGGATTACAAAATTAGTTATGATGTATCTAACTTCTTAAACGCATCTATAGAACAAGTGATACATACGTTAAGAGATGCTTTTATACTGGTTGCCATTGTTGTATTCCTGTTTTTAGGTGATTGGCGTTCTACGTTAATCCCTATTATTGCAGTACCTGTTTCCTTAATTGGTGCATTTTTTATCATGCAGTTATTTGGGCTCTCCATTAACCTAATTACCCTGTTCGCTCTGGTGCTTGCCATTGGTATTGTGGTCGATGATGCTATTGTAGTAGTAGAAGCGGTGCATGCCAAAATGGAGGAAACGCACTTAGGTCCGTATGAAGCGGTAAAACTTGTGGTGAATGAAATTGGTGGTGCAATTATCGCCATTACTTTGGTGATGGTTTCCGTATTCGTACCTATTGCATTCATGTCGGGACCTGTTGGTGTTTTCTACAGGCAATTTTCCATAACCATGGCGGGTTCCATTATACTTTCAGCCATTGTAGCATTGACATTGACACCAGTGCTTTGTGCCATGATTCTTAAAAACAATCACGGTAAGGAGCGTAAAAAATCACCTATCGATAAATTTATAGATTGGTTTAACCGAGGATTTGAGAAACTAACGGGCAAGTATGTTAAGGTGCTAAATAAAATAGTTGCCAGAAGGGTACTTACTTTCGGTATTCTAGGTGCGTTCTGTGTTGGTATTTTCTTTACTAACGAAACACTACCTGCAGGGTTTATACCCAACGAAGACCAAGGTATGATTTACGCTATTATTCAGACGCCGCCAGGTTCTACTTTAGAGCGTACGAATGATGTAGCTAGAAAACTGCAAATTATTTGTGAGGAGACCGAAGGTGTTGAATCTGTTTCTTCTTTAGCGGGTTATGAAATTATGACCGAGGGTCGTGGTTCTAATGCAGGTACCGTTTTAATTAACCTGAAACCATGGGGCGACCGCCATCATTCCGTTCATGAAATTATGGAAGAACTTGAGGAAGAAACTAAAGACCTCGGTGCTGTAATTGAATATTTTGAACCACCTGCCGTACCTGGTTTTGGTTCTTCTGGCGGATTTTCCATGCGTCTTTTAGATAAAACCGATGGAACGGATTATCACGAGTTTGAAAAGATAAATAATGAATTCATGGAAGCTTTATCCGAGCGTGATGAGCTTACCGGGTTATTTACGTTTTACTCCGCCAACTATCCGCAGTACGAGTTAAAAATCAATAATAAAATTGCGATGCAAAAAGGGGTTTCCATAGATAAAGCCATGGAAAACCTAAATATTCTTATTGGTAGTACTTACGAGCAAGGTTTTATTCGTTTCGGTAGATTCTTTAAAGTGTACACCCAAGCAGCACCAGAATATAGGGCTTTGCCTTCAGATTTAGAAAAGCTATTCGTGAAAAACGAGGAGGGTGAAATGGTACCGTATTCGGCGTTTATGTCCATGGAAAAGAAACTTGGACCTAACGAAATTACCCGTTACAACTTGTACAACTCGGCTTCTATTAGAGGGCTACCTGCAGAAGGTTATACTAGTGGCGATGCAATTGCTGCAATTAATGAGGTAGCAGAGCAAACACTGCCTAGAGGTTTTGATGTCGCTTGGGAAGGGTTGTCGTATGACGAGGCACAAAGAGGAAATGAATCTATTTATATATTCTTGGTGGTTTTAATTTTCGTGTACTTCGTGCTTGCAGCACAGTACGAGAGTTTTCTACTTCCGCTTGCCATAATTCTATCCTTACCTATTGGGGTGTTAGGCTCTTTCTTTATGCTGAAGACCATGGGGCTTGCCAATGATGTTTATGCACAAATTGGTCTAATCATGCTCGTTGGACTTCTTGGTAAAAACGGGGTCCTTATTGTAGAATTTGCCGTGCAAAAACGACGACAAGGCAGTACAATTCTGGAATCTGCCATTGAAGGGGCAAAAGTGCGTTTTAGACCCATTTTAATGACTTCATTTGCATTTATTGCTGGTCTTATTCCTTTAGTAATTGCACATGGTGCCGGGGCAATTGCCAATAAAACTATTGGTAGTTCTGCCATGGGTGGTATGCTTATGGGAACCTTGATTGGGGTACTTATTATCCCTGGTCTGTATTACATTTTTGCCAAAATGGCTGATGGTCGCGGACTTATTAAAGGAGAATCTGACGAGCCGGTTTCTGAAGAGTTTATAAGACTTAGCGAAGGCGAAAGTAAAACCCGACAGAAACTTAGAGAGCTAAAACAAATGATTAAAAAACTAACCAAAAAAGAAGACAATGATTAA
- a CDS encoding TolC family protein, protein MIKVIKPIKHGKLLFVLLIQIGFFYSCAPTRILKKANKNLPDNYAQQLADTTNSAQLKWRDFFNDENLIKLIDTALVNNQELRIMMQQIDVAQNEVKARKGEYLPFVNYGVSAEVEKVGEYTRDGAVEQNLVIKDGEEFPDPLTDYSAGLFATWELDVWKKLRNSKKAAALEYLSTIEGKNFMVTRLIAEIADSYYELIALDNQLAIIEQNLELQGNALKMVRLQKEAARATELAVRRFEAEVLKNQSHKFEVQQEVVEMENKINFLIGRQPQPIARSSNGFIETEMDTVFSGIPSQLLLNRPDIRQAEFELEAAKLNIKVARANFYPSIGLKAGIGLSAFKAKYLTETPESLLYSVVGDVVGPLINRNAIKAAYNTANSKQIQAVYEYEKAILGGYIEVVNQLSKMENLKRSYDLKENQVKALTESIDLSTRLFQSARIEYIEVLLTQREALESKMELVETKKDQLMARVNVYQALGGGWN, encoded by the coding sequence ATGATTAAAGTTATAAAACCCATAAAGCATGGAAAATTGCTTTTCGTGCTTCTAATACAAATAGGCTTTTTCTATTCTTGTGCACCCACAAGAATATTGAAAAAGGCAAATAAAAATCTGCCAGATAATTATGCACAACAACTGGCAGATACGACTAATAGCGCGCAATTAAAATGGAGAGATTTCTTTAACGATGAAAACCTCATCAAATTAATTGATACTGCCTTGGTCAATAATCAAGAGTTACGCATTATGATGCAACAAATAGATGTTGCTCAAAATGAAGTAAAGGCTAGAAAAGGAGAATACCTGCCTTTTGTAAACTATGGTGTAAGTGCCGAAGTTGAAAAAGTGGGTGAATATACCCGTGATGGTGCTGTAGAACAAAATCTGGTTATTAAAGACGGGGAAGAGTTTCCCGATCCTTTAACGGACTACTCAGCCGGACTTTTTGCTACTTGGGAACTTGATGTTTGGAAGAAACTTCGCAACTCTAAAAAGGCTGCTGCACTTGAATATTTATCTACCATTGAGGGTAAAAACTTTATGGTAACTAGATTAATTGCCGAGATAGCCGATTCTTATTATGAGTTGATTGCCTTAGACAATCAATTAGCCATTATTGAGCAAAATTTAGAGCTACAAGGCAATGCCCTAAAAATGGTCCGATTGCAAAAAGAAGCAGCGCGTGCCACCGAGCTTGCCGTTAGAAGGTTTGAAGCAGAGGTATTAAAAAACCAAAGCCATAAGTTTGAAGTGCAACAAGAAGTTGTTGAAATGGAAAACAAAATTAATTTCTTAATCGGTAGACAACCGCAACCAATTGCCCGTAGTTCTAATGGTTTTATTGAAACTGAAATGGACACCGTTTTTTCCGGTATTCCATCGCAATTGCTTTTAAACAGACCAGATATTAGACAGGCAGAATTTGAACTAGAGGCTGCCAAGCTAAATATCAAAGTAGCAAGAGCTAATTTTTATCCTTCTATTGGGTTAAAAGCAGGTATTGGTCTGTCGGCATTTAAAGCCAAGTATCTAACGGAAACACCAGAATCACTTTTATACAGTGTGGTTGGCGATGTTGTTGGTCCTTTAATTAATAGAAATGCTATTAAAGCGGCATATAATACAGCAAACTCCAAACAGATACAAGCAGTATATGAGTATGAAAAAGCAATTTTAGGCGGATATATAGAAGTGGTGAATCAGCTTTCTAAAATGGAAAACCTTAAACGGAGTTATGACCTGAAGGAAAACCAAGTAAAGGCTTTGACAGAATCTATAGATTTATCTACACGGTTATTTCAATCGGCTAGAATTGAATATATAGAAGTATTGCTTACACAGCGTGAAGCTTTAGAATCTAAAATGGAATTGGTAGAAACTAAAAAAGACCAGTTAATGGCAAGAGTAAATGTTTACCAAGCCCTAGGTGGCGGGTGGAATTAG
- a CDS encoding PAS domain-containing protein, whose protein sequence is MIELKDYDNAVIKFRNSLNFTMLPVLSWDFYASNYEDIKQIEEDAVSLSNLVSAHSWNIDTNLLDEKFKAQKNVVVVTDTKLNIVFATQNMWNMSQYHPEEIIGKTPKMFQGNLTNPSTLKIVSDAIKEKIPFEVTIVNYRKDGSTYNCWIQGKPIFDKKGEIVNFIAFEKEVA, encoded by the coding sequence ATGATAGAATTAAAAGATTATGACAATGCCGTAATCAAGTTTAGAAATAGTTTAAACTTTACCATGTTACCTGTTTTATCTTGGGACTTCTACGCTTCAAATTATGAAGACATTAAACAAATTGAAGAAGATGCCGTTTCGCTGTCAAACTTGGTTTCTGCTCATTCTTGGAATATTGACACTAACTTATTAGATGAAAAGTTCAAAGCGCAGAAGAATGTTGTAGTCGTTACAGATACCAAATTAAATATTGTTTTTGCTACACAGAACATGTGGAACATGAGCCAGTATCATCCGGAAGAAATTATAGGTAAAACGCCTAAAATGTTTCAAGGTAATTTGACCAATCCTTCTACATTGAAAATTGTTTCTGATGCCATAAAAGAAAAGATACCTTTTGAGGTTACTATTGTCAATTACAGAAAAGATGGTTCTACCTATAACTGTTGGATTCAAGGAAAACCTATTTTTGACAAAAAAGGTGAAATCGTTAATTTCATTGCCTTTGAAAAAGAAGTTGCCTAA
- the pyk gene encoding pyruvate kinase, producing MPTVKKTKIVATLGPATSKKEVLRSMIDAGVDVFRINFSHADYDDVKERVSMIRELNDEMDTNTSILADLQGPKLRVGVMAGDVVVSPGDEITFVTGEPFEGSAERVYMNYKEFPRDVKAGERILLDDGKLMFEVVKTNGEDEVLAKVIQGGPLKSKKGVNLPNTNISLPALTTKDIKDAEFAISLEVDWIALSFVRFSQDLIDLQNIINKHSEHKIPIIAKIEKPEAVENIDKIVAYCDGLMVARGDLGVEVPAHEVPLIQKQLVLRAKKARIPVIIATQMMETMITSLTPTRAEVNDVANSVMDGADAVMLSGETSVGNYPVQVIEKMSSILESVEGSDLIHVPHDPPHIRTKRFITKSICYHAATMANDIKAKAISTLTNSGYTAFQISAWRPSAHILVFTSNRRILTQLNLLWGVKAFYYDKFVSTDDTVDDVNRIAFNKGYLQIGDMIISLAAMPIKDKGMVNTLRVSEIESGDI from the coding sequence ATGCCAACTGTAAAAAAGACGAAAATTGTAGCGACATTGGGTCCTGCAACGAGCAAGAAAGAGGTACTCAGGAGCATGATTGATGCAGGAGTAGATGTATTCAGAATTAACTTTTCTCATGCAGATTACGATGATGTAAAAGAGCGTGTAAGTATGATACGTGAGTTAAATGATGAAATGGATACCAATACTTCTATTTTAGCAGATTTACAAGGACCAAAATTACGTGTAGGCGTAATGGCAGGTGACGTTGTAGTTAGCCCAGGTGATGAAATAACATTTGTAACGGGTGAGCCTTTTGAAGGTTCTGCCGAACGTGTTTACATGAACTACAAAGAATTCCCAAGAGATGTAAAAGCTGGGGAGCGTATTCTTTTAGATGATGGTAAATTAATGTTCGAAGTTGTTAAGACCAATGGAGAAGACGAGGTTTTGGCCAAGGTAATACAAGGTGGACCATTAAAGTCTAAGAAGGGTGTTAACTTACCAAATACCAATATCTCTTTACCGGCACTTACTACTAAAGATATTAAAGATGCTGAATTCGCTATTTCTTTAGAGGTGGATTGGATCGCACTTTCTTTTGTTCGTTTTAGTCAAGATTTAATAGATCTTCAAAATATCATCAATAAGCATTCTGAGCATAAAATTCCAATTATTGCTAAAATCGAGAAGCCAGAGGCAGTGGAAAATATTGATAAAATTGTTGCTTATTGTGATGGTTTAATGGTAGCTCGTGGAGATTTAGGTGTTGAAGTTCCGGCACATGAGGTTCCGTTGATTCAAAAACAGTTGGTTCTAAGAGCTAAGAAAGCTAGAATACCTGTAATTATCGCAACCCAAATGATGGAGACAATGATTACTAGCCTTACGCCAACAAGGGCAGAGGTGAACGATGTTGCCAATTCAGTAATGGATGGTGCAGATGCCGTAATGTTATCAGGTGAAACTTCTGTTGGTAATTACCCTGTACAGGTTATTGAAAAAATGTCAAGCATTTTAGAGAGTGTAGAAGGCTCAGATTTAATTCATGTACCACATGATCCACCACATATTCGTACAAAAAGATTTATCACTAAATCTATCTGTTACCATGCCGCTACAATGGCAAACGATATTAAGGCGAAAGCAATTTCAACCTTAACGAATAGTGGATATACAGCTTTTCAGATTTCTGCTTGGAGACCAAGTGCACATATTTTGGTATTTACATCAAATAGAAGAATACTAACGCAATTGAATTTGTTATGGGGAGTGAAAGCTTTTTACTATGATAAATTTGTATCTACCGATGATACTGTTGATGATGTAAACCGTATCGCTTTCAATAAAGGTTACTTGCAAATAGGGGATATGATCATTAGCCTTGCGGCAATGCCTATTAAAGATAAAGGTATGGTAAATACCTTAAGGGTAAGTGAAATAGAATCTGGTGATATTTAA
- a CDS encoding IPExxxVDY family protein has translation MATTYKINDDFYDESFSLIALHTTLEDFALAYGLNKTIKAKFVRAKKNFILDENKSFPIFDWEDEYNDMYWVLIANHSTEKELIVHDDLFKNETTYKMPRLIPEYKDVDYLLKIETEKDVDINSLIKNILMLPRVMAAYEISTDKLKSKNNLIF, from the coding sequence ATGGCTACGACTTATAAAATAAATGATGATTTTTATGATGAATCTTTTAGCCTTATAGCTTTACACACTACCTTAGAAGATTTTGCATTGGCCTACGGCTTAAATAAAACTATTAAGGCAAAATTTGTAAGAGCAAAAAAAAATTTTATTCTTGACGAGAATAAATCGTTTCCCATATTTGATTGGGAAGATGAGTATAATGATATGTATTGGGTATTGATTGCCAATCACAGTACTGAAAAAGAGCTCATAGTTCATGACGATTTGTTTAAGAATGAAACAACATATAAAATGCCTAGGCTCATACCTGAGTATAAGGATGTTGACTATCTATTAAAAATAGAAACAGAGAAGGATGTTGACATCAACTCCTTAATAAAGAACATATTAATGTTGCCTAGAGTTATGGCAGCATATGAAATAAGTACTGACAAACTAAAATCAAAGAACAATCTAATTTTTTAA
- the rnc gene encoding ribonuclease III: protein MSFPTNLFNSHPKEDGDFFLGITKILGFKPKTLSIYKKAFLHRSMNKKDEEGNAMNYERLEFLGDSMLGTIISKHLYSEVPEGDEGYLTKMRSKIVSREHLNELGKDLGLINFVESRIPRSHFGQNIHGNVFEALVGAIYLDRGYKYCEKFINKRVIDPYVDIEQLEGRVISYKSLVIEWCQKKKKTFDFDVYEDTGNDPLKHFAVRLSIGGNVVAKARATSKKKAEERASKRAFFALQDKMSN, encoded by the coding sequence ATGTCGTTTCCCACAAACTTATTTAATTCCCATCCAAAAGAGGATGGGGATTTTTTTTTGGGAATTACCAAGATTTTAGGATTTAAGCCTAAAACCTTATCAATTTATAAGAAAGCCTTTCTTCATAGGTCAATGAATAAAAAAGATGAAGAGGGTAATGCTATGAATTATGAACGGTTAGAATTCTTAGGGGATTCTATGCTAGGCACCATAATTTCTAAGCATCTTTACAGTGAAGTTCCTGAAGGTGATGAAGGTTATCTAACTAAAATGCGCTCTAAGATTGTTAGTAGAGAACATTTAAATGAACTGGGTAAAGACCTTGGGTTGATTAATTTTGTAGAAAGTAGAATACCAAGATCGCACTTTGGTCAAAATATTCATGGTAATGTGTTCGAAGCCTTAGTGGGCGCAATTTACCTGGATCGTGGTTATAAATATTGTGAAAAATTTATTAATAAAAGGGTCATAGATCCTTATGTTGATATTGAGCAATTAGAAGGTAGGGTAATTAGTTATAAGAGCTTGGTAATTGAATGGTGTCAGAAGAAAAAGAAAACTTTTGATTTTGATGTGTATGAAGATACCGGCAACGATCCCTTAAAACATTTTGCCGTTAGACTTTCAATAGGGGGTAACGTCGTAGCAAAAGCAAGGGCAACCTCAAAGAAGAAAGCTGAAGAAAGAGCTTCTAAAAGAGCCTTTTTTGCGCTACAGGATAAGATGAGCAATTAA